The Bradyrhizobium sp. CCBAU 53340 nucleotide sequence GAGCTCAGAATAGACAGCCGAAAGGTGATCAGCGACGCTGGGACTGTCAGTGCACAAAAAGAGCCTTGTCGGTCGTGTATGATGCAATGCTTTTGCCCGTTCAACTGCAGCGCATACCTGCTCCATAGCGACTCGTGGGTCGGTCCAATAAGGCCTATGACCCATAGTATCTTCACCGTTCCCGTGCCGAACGTGTATCCCGATTACATCGTGCCCCTCAAACGCTCGATGGTAAACATCGTCGATGCGACGCCTGATCTCCTGGCGTGGTGTGATGCTTTGGAATATGTTGCGCTCGGCCTCCTGATCACAGCCCCACATTAAGCAAGCGTCACAAACGATAGTATTCGCCTGGATATCCCTTGACGTTACCAACAACCTGCGCAGCTCATCACGCTCGTGGAAAATTTGGTCATCCGACCGGTAAACGCCGTCAATTGCAGGCCTGTTCCACCAATGTGGAAAAAACGGCCCAGGAAAGCAGAGTTGATTGATCTTATCGTCGCAGATAACGGGTACGCCCGAGATGTTGTCGAGCGGCTCAAAGAACACGCTGAAGGCGTTTGTAAAGGGGTCAGAGAGATAGCAAGATCCGCGCCAGTCAATGACCAAAGTGCGCCCTGTTCGCTTGGAGTATTGCCAGGCTGACGCGAGCGACCATAAGCAATCGCCGAAACCGGTGCGACGCCTGGAAATGACGAAGCGCTGTTGATGAGTCATCTTGAATCCATTGCTCCGGCAGTTGAATAAGTTGCTCACCCTGGACGGCAGGAAAGTACCGGCAGTGTTATCGTCCGCCAGGCCGTCGCGAGCCGTATGTTAGGTTGCGAGAGCTTGTCCGCTTCGCGACCAAGAGGTCGGTTATGGATTGCCGTTCGCTAGCTAGACAAAGAGATACCTATCAAGTCGCATGCGCCTGATCGCGCAGATCTCCCAGATTGTTGGCGGCGGGACGCAAGCAGATGCGGCGCTTTTCCCACAACTGCCGAAGTTCAAGGATGATTGCGTCGCGCCGCTCGCCCTTTACGTGAGCGAGAAGCTCGCCGAGGGCGGCGTCCCCTTTGATTCCATGCAGCAACTCGAATAGATCGGGCGAGATGCGCACAGCGCCGCCATCGGAGAAGGTGGTATAAGTCTCGCAGACGATCTCCCGACACTCTGCGGTGACGTGATCCGGGGTACGGCGAAGTGAAGTGTAGGCCGGTAAGGAAACGCGGAGCGCAGCCCAGTCCTCCGGCGTGGCGAC carries:
- a CDS encoding nodulation protein NodZ; translated protein: MTHQQRFVISRRRTGFGDCLWSLASAWQYSKRTGRTLVIDWRGSCYLSDPFTNAFSVFFEPLDNISGVPVICDDKINQLCFPGPFFPHWWNRPAIDGVYRSDDQIFHERDELRRLLVTSRDIQANTIVCDACLMWGCDQEAERNIFQSITPRQEIRRRIDDVYHRAFEGHDVIGIHVRHGNGEDTMGHRPYWTDPRVAMEQVCAAVERAKALHHTRPTRLFLCTDSPSVADHLSAVYSELFSIPKRFRANDAGPLHTADLGVEGGFAALVEMYLLAYCHTVIRFPSTSAFSRYASLVVPQVIEFSLDDPSHLILAERSSAEHAPDARSLAGPHERRPAKPAF